One Leopardus geoffroyi isolate Oge1 chromosome C1, O.geoffroyi_Oge1_pat1.0, whole genome shotgun sequence DNA segment encodes these proteins:
- the FAM229A gene encoding protein FAM229A isoform X2, with amino-acid sequence MQPAPSTPGPWRAADTCRAPPGPERPPAARGRAAVSSLGPASASGRAPRGLDMSAQEPSQGRRFPIEAGDSPGLAAAPESQDSPEPVATEHNPVRPLRRCPGCHCLTLLHVPIDVYLAMGGSPRARAT; translated from the exons ATGCAGCCCGCCCCCTCGACGCCCGGGCCGTGGCGCGCCGCAGACACCTGCCGGGCTCCGCCTGGACCGGAGCGTCCTCCCGCGGCCAGGGGTCGGGCAGCTGTTTCCAGCCTGGGACCGGCCTCGGCCTCCGGCAG AGCGCCCCGGGGCCTGGACATGAGTGCCCAGGAGCCCTCGCAGGGTCGGAGATTCCCCATTGAGGCCGGAGACTCCCCTGGCCTTGCCGCCGCCCCCGAGTCCCAGGACAGCCCGGAGCCTGTAGCCACGGAGCACAACCCGGTCAG GCCGCTTCGACGCTGCCCGGGCTGCCACTGCCTGACACTGTTGCACGTGCCCATCGACGTCTACCTGGCCATGGGCGGGAGCCCCCGGGCCCGCGCCACCTGA
- the FAM229A gene encoding protein FAM229A isoform X1, translating into MQPAPSTPGPWRAADTCRAPPGPERPPAARGRAAVSSLGPASASGRAPRGLDMSAQEPSQGRRFPIEAGDSPGLAAAPESQDSPEPVATEHNPVRSPPPRQGPAASPEPLRRGPGALPGRVPSSIGRVPLSPGRFDAARAATA; encoded by the exons ATGCAGCCCGCCCCCTCGACGCCCGGGCCGTGGCGCGCCGCAGACACCTGCCGGGCTCCGCCTGGACCGGAGCGTCCTCCCGCGGCCAGGGGTCGGGCAGCTGTTTCCAGCCTGGGACCGGCCTCGGCCTCCGGCAG AGCGCCCCGGGGCCTGGACATGAGTGCCCAGGAGCCCTCGCAGGGTCGGAGATTCCCCATTGAGGCCGGAGACTCCCCTGGCCTTGCCGCCGCCCCCGAGTCCCAGGACAGCCCGGAGCCTGTAGCCACGGAGCACAACCCGGTCAG GTCCCCGCCCCCGCGTCAGGGCCCCGCAGCCTCGCCGGAACCCCTTCGGCGGGGCCCGGGTGCACTCCCTGGGCGCGTTCCCAGCAGCATCGGCCGGGTCCCGCTTTCCCCAGGCCGCTTCGACGCTGCCCGGGCTGCCACTGCCTGA
- the TSSK3 gene encoding testis-specific serine/threonine-protein kinase 3 has product MEDFLLSNGYQLGKTIGEGTYSKVKEAFSKKHQTKVAIKIIDKMGGPEEFIQRFLPRELQIVCTLDHKNIIQVYEMLESADGKIYLVMELAEGGDVFDCVLNGGPLPESQAKALFRQMVEAIRYCHGCGVAHRDLKCENALLQGFNLKLTDFGFAKVLPKSRRELSQTFCGSTAYAAPEVLQGIPHDSKKGDVWSMGVVLYVMLCASLPFDDTDIPKMLWQQQKGVSFPTHLGISAECQDLLKRLLEPDMILRPSIEEVSWHPWLAST; this is encoded by the exons ATGGAGGACTTTCTGCTCTCCAATGGGTACCAGCTGGGCAAGACCATTGGGGAAGGGACCTACTCAAAAGTCAAAGAAGCATTTTccaaaaaacaccaaacaaaagtGGCAATTAAAATTATAGACAAGATGGGAGGGCCGGAAG AATTTATCCAGAGATTCCTGCCTCGGGAGCTCCAGATTGTCTGTACCCTGGACCACAAGAACATCATCCAGGTGTATGAGATGCTGGAGTCTGCTGACGGGAAAATCTACCTGGTGATGGAACTGGCTGAAGGCGGGGACGTCTTTGACTGTGTGCTGAACGGGGGGCCACTTCCCGAGAGCCAGGCCAAGGCCCTCTTCCGTCAAATGGTCGAGGCCATCCGCTACTGCCATGGCTGTGGTGTGGCCCACCGGGACCTCAAGTGTGAGAACGCCTTGTTGCAGGGCTTCAACCTGAAGCTGACTGACTTTGGCTTCGCTAAGGTGTTGCCCAAGTCACGTCGAGAGCTGAGCCAGACGTTCTGCGGCAGCACAGCCTACGCCGCCCCCGAGGTGCTGCAGGGTATTCCTCACGATAGCAAGAAGGGCGACGTCTGGAGTATGGGCGTGGTCCTGTACGTCATGCTCTGTGCCAGCCTACCTTTTGATGACACAGACATCCCCAAGATGCTGTGGCAGCAGCAGAAGGGGGTGTCCTTCCCCACTCATCTGGGCATCTCAGCCGAATGCCAGGACCTGCTCAAGCGGCTCCTGGAACCAGACATGATCCTCCGGCCTTCAATCGAAGAAGTTAGTTGGCATCCATGGCTAGCAAGCACTTGA